The Castor canadensis chromosome 8, mCasCan1.hap1v2, whole genome shotgun sequence genome contains a region encoding:
- the Ehmt2 gene encoding histone-lysine N-methyltransferase EHMT2 isoform X2, with protein sequence MLRGCNGAGGPERDLQQSRGPAPGADEGTRGWEVGGVGTEARVQPPAAPEWAAGAGAPGARARGTRGRPPGWGTAGAGGVGARGPRGLGDKGGAARAAGRRGRGRGAEAPPPPPPLLSAPEMRGLPRGRGLMRARGRGRAAPPGSRGRGRGGPHRGRGRPRSLLSLPRAQASWAPQLPAGLTSPPVPCLPTQGEAPAEMGALLLEKEHRGATERVHGSLGDIPHTEETQPKANPDSLEPAGPSSPASVTVTVGDEGADTPVGATPLIGDEPENLEGDGGRILLGHATKSFPSSPSKGGACPSRAKMSMTGAGKSPPSVQSLAMRLLSMPGAQGTAAAGPEPPPATASPESQPKVHRARKTMSKPGNGQPPVPEKRPPEVQHFRMSDDMHSLGKMTSDVAKRRKLNSGGGLAEDLGSARGSGEVTLEKGNPRSLEEWETVVGDDFSLYYDSYSVDERVDSDSKSEVEALAEQLSEEEEEEEEEEEEEEEEEEEEEEEEEDEESGNQSDRSGSSGRRKAKKKWRKDSPWVKPSRKRRKREPPRTKEPRGVSNDTSSLETERGFEELPLCSCRMEAPKIDRISERAGHKCMATESVDGELSGCNAAILKRETMRPSSRVALMVLCETHRARMVKHHCCPGCGYFCTAGTFLECHPDFRVAHRFHKACVSQLNGMVFCPHCGEDASEAQEVTIPRGDGGTPPTGTATPAPPPLAQDAPGRADTSQPSARMRGHGEPRRPPCDPLADTIDSSGPSLTLPNGGCLSAVGLPPGPGREALEKALVIQESERRKKLRFHPRQLYLSVKQGELQKVILMLLDNLDPNFQSDQQSKRTPLHAAAQKGSVEICHVLLQAGANINAVDKQQRTPLMEAVVNNHLEVARYMVQRGGCVYSKEEDGSTCLHHAAKIGNLEMVSLLLSTGQVDVNAQDSGGWTPIIWAAEHKHIDVIRMLLTRGADVTLTDNEENICLHWASFTGSAAIAEVLLNARCDLHAVNYHGDTPLHIAARESYHDCVLLFLSRGANPELRNKEGDTAWDLTPERSDVWFALQLNRKLRLGVGNRAIRTEKIICRDVARGYENVPIPCVNGVDGEPCPEDYKYISENCETSTMNIDRNITHLQHCTCVDDCSSSNCLCGQLSIRCWYDKDGRLLQEFNKIEPPLIFECNQACSCWRNCKNRVVQSGIKVRLQLYRTAKMGWGVRALQTIPQGTFICEYVGELISDAEADVREDDSYLFDLDNKDGEVYCIDARYYGNISRFINHLCDPNIIPVRVFMLHQDLRFPRIAFFSSRDIRTGEELGFDYGDRFWDIKSKYFTCQCGSEKCKHSAEAIALEQSRLARLDPHPELLPELGSLPPVNT encoded by the exons ATGCTCCGGGGGTGCAACGGGGCCGGGGGGCCCGAGCGGGACTTGCAGCAATCCAGGGGGCCAGCACCGGGGGCGGATGAGGGGAccagggggtgggaggtggggggagtgggCACGGAGGCGCGCGTGCAGCCGCCGGCTGCCCCTGAGTGGGCGGCGGGCGCCGGAGCCCCAGGAGCACGCGCGAGGGGCACGAGGGGCCGTCCACCGGGCTGGGGGACAGCGGGTGCTGGAGGGGTTGGTGCCCGGGGTCCCCGCGGCCTGGGGGACAAAGGGGGAGCGGCGCGTGCAGCCGGGaggagggggcggggccggggcgcggaggccccgccccctccccctcctctcctctcggCCCCAGAGATGCGGGGTCTACCGAGAGGGCGGGGGTTGATGCGGGCCCGGGGGAGGGGTCGTGCGGCCCCTCCAGGCAGTCGAGGCCGAGGAAGGGGGGGTCCTCATAGAGGAAGAGGTAGGCCCCGGAGCCTGCTCTCTCTTCCTAGGGCCCAGGCGTCTTGGGCCCCCCAACTGCCTGCTGGGCTGACCAGCCCTCCTGTTCCTTGTCTCCCCACTCAGGGGGAGGCCCCTGCTGAGATGGGGGCGCTACTGCTGGAAAAGGAGCACAGAGGAGCTACGGAAAGAG TTCATGGCTCTTTAGGGGACATCCCTCATACCGAGGAGACCCAGCCCAAGGCCAACCCTGACTCCCTGGAACCTGCTGGCCCCTCATCTCCGGCCTCTGTCACTGTCACCGTCGGCGATGAGGGAGCTGACACTCCTGTAGGAGCCACACCGCTCATTGGAGACGAACCCGAGAATCTGGAGGGAGATGGGGGCCGAATTCTGCTAG GCCATGCCACAAAGTcattcccctcttcccccagcaaGGGGGGTGCCTGTCCCAGCCGTGCCAAAATGTCAATGACAGGAGCAGGAAAATCACCCCCATCGGTCCAGAGTTTGGCTATGAGGCTGCTGAGTATGCCGGGGGCCCAAGGAACTGCAGCAGCAGGGCCTGAACCCCCTCCAGCCACCGCCAGTCCTGAGAGTCAACCCAAGGTTCACCGAGCTCGGAAAACCATGTCCAAACCTGGAAATGGACAG ccccCAGTCCCTGAGAAGCGGCCCCCAGAAGTGCAGCATTTCCGCATGAGTGATGACATGCACTCCCTGGGGAAGATGACTTCAG aTGTGGCCAAAAGGAGGAAGCTAAACTCTGGAGGTGGTCTG GCAGAGGACTTGGGTTCTGCTCGGGGTTCAGGAGAAGTAACCCTGGAGAAGGGGAACCCCAGGTCCCTGGAGGAGTGGGAGACGGTGGTGGGTGATGACTTCAGTCTCTACTATGACTCCTACTCTGTGGATGAGCGGGTGGACTCTGACAGCAAG TCTGAAGTTGAAGCTCTGGCTGAACAGCTAagtgaagaggaggaagaggaggaagaggaagaggaggaggaagaggaggaagaggaagaagaggaagaagaagaggaagatgaggagTCAGGCAATCAGTCAGATAGG AGTGGCTCTAGTGGCCGGCGCAAGGCCAAGAAGAAGTGGCGGAAGGACAGCCCCTGGGTGAAGCCATCTCGGAAACGGCGGAAGCGGGAGCCTCCACGGACTAAGGAGCCACGAG GGGTGTCCAATGACACATCTTCACTGGAGACAGAGCGTGGGTTTGAGGAGCTGCCCCTCTGCAGCTGCCGCATGGAGGCGCCCAAGATTGACCGCATCAGCGAGAGAGCAGGGCACAAATGCATGGCCACCGAGAGTGTGGACGGAGAG CTATCAGGCTGCAATGCTGCCATCCTCAAACGGGAAACTATGAGGCCCTCTAGCCGTGTGGCACTGATGGTGCTCTGTGAGACCCACCGCGCCCGCATGGTCAAACACCACTGCTGCCCAGGTTGTGGCTACTTCTGTACGGCG ggCACCTTCCTGGAATGCCACCCAGACTTTCGTGTGGCCCACCGCTTCCATAAGGCCTGTGTGTCCCAGCTCAATGGGATGGTCTTCTGTCCCCACTGTGGAGAAGATGCTTCTGAGGCCCAGGAGGTGACCATCCCCAGGGGTGATGGGGGAACCCCCCCAACTGGCACAGCAACCCCTGCACCCCCACCCTTGGCGCAGGACGCCCCAGGGAGAGCAGATACTTCACAGCCCAG TGCCCGGATGCGAGGGCATGGAGAGCCCCGGCGCCCACCCTGTGATCCCCTAGCTGACACCATCGACAGCTCTGGGCCTTCCCTGACCCTACCCAATGGAGGCTGCCTCTCAGCTGTGGGGCTGCCACCTGGGCCAGGCCGAGAGGCCCTGGAGAAGGCCCTGGTCATCCAGGAGTCTGAGAG GCGGAAGAAGCTCCGTTTCCACCCCCGGCAGTTGTACCTGTCAGTGAAGCAGGGGGAGCTGCAGAAGGTGATCCTGATGCTGT TGGACAACCTGGACCCCAACTTCCAGAGCGACCAACAGAGCAAGCGCACACCCCTGCACGCGGCCGCCCAGAAGGGCTCCGTGGAGATCTGCCATGTGCTGCTGCAG GCTGGAGCCAACATCAATGCAGTGGACAAGCAACAGCGGACGCCACTGATGGAGGCCGTGGTGAACAACCACCTGGAGGTGGCACGCTACATGGTGCAGCGTGGCGGCTGTGTCTATAGCAAG GAGGAGGATGGCTCCACCTGCCTCCACCATGCAGCCAAAATCGGCAACTTAGAGATGGTCAGCCTGCTGCTAAGCACGGGACAGGTGGACGTCAATGCCCAG GACAGTGGGGGGTGGACGCCCATCATCTGGGCAGCAGAGCACAAGCACATCGATGTGATCCGCATGCTGCTGACACGGGGCGCCGATGTCACCCTCACTGACAAT GAGGAAAACATCTGCCTGCACTGGGCTTCCTTCACCGGCAGTGCTGCCATTGCTGAGGTCCTCCTGAACGCCCGCTGCGACCTCCATGCTGTCAACTACCACGGGGACACGCCCCTGCACATTGCAGCCCGGGAGAGCTACCATGACTGTGTGCT gTTGTTCCTGTCACGCGGAGCCAACCCTGAGCTTCGGAACAAGGAGGGAGACACGGCATGGGACCTGACTCCTGAGCGCTCTGATGTGTGGTTTGCACTCCAGCTCAACCGCAAGCTGCGGCTGGGGGTGGGAAACCGGGCCATCCGCACTGAGAAGATCATCTGCAG GGATGTGGCTCGGGGCTATGAGAACGTGCCCATTCCCTGTGTCAATGGTGTGGATGGGGAGCCCTGCCCCGAGGATTACAAGTACATTTCAGAGAACTGTGAGACATCCACCATGAACATTGACCGAAACATCACCCACCTGCAG CACTGCACGTGTGTGGATGACTGCTCCAGCTCCAACTGCCTGTGTGGCCAACTCAGCATCCGCTGCTGGTATGACAAG GATGGGCGGCTGCTGCAGGAATTTAACAAGATCGAGCCCCCTTTAATCTTTGAGTGTAACCAGGCCTGCTCCTGCTGGAGAAACTGCAAAAACCGCGTGGTGCAGAGTGGCATCAA GGTGCGACTGCAGCTCTACCGAACAGCCAAGATGGGCTGGGGGGTCCGCGCCCTGCAGACCATCCCACAGGGGACCTTCATCTGCGA GTATGTTGGGGAGCTGATCTCCGATGCTGAAGCCGATGTCAGAGAGGATGATTCTTACCTCTTCGACTTAGACAACAAG
- the Ehmt2 gene encoding histone-lysine N-methyltransferase EHMT2 isoform X3, giving the protein MAAAAGAAAAAAAEGEAPAEMGALLLEKEHRGATERVHGSLGDIPHTEETQPKANPDSLEPAGPSSPASVTVTVGDEGADTPVGATPLIGDEPENLEGDGGRILLGHATKSFPSSPSKGGACPSRAKMSMTGAGKSPPSVQSLAMRLLSMPGAQGTAAAGPEPPPATASPESQPKVHRARKTMSKPGNGQPPVPEKRPPEVQHFRMSDDMHSLGKMTSDVAKRRKLNSGGGLAEDLGSARGSGEVTLEKGNPRSLEEWETVVGDDFSLYYDSYSVDERVDSDSKSEVEALAEQLSEEEEEEEEEEEEEEEEEEEEEEEEEDEESGNQSDRSGSSGRRKAKKKWRKDSPWVKPSRKRRKREPPRTKEPRGVNGVGSSGPSEYMEVPLGSLELPSEGTLSPNHAGVSNDTSSLETERGFEELPLCSCRMEAPKIDRISERAGHKCMATESVDGELSGCNAAILKRETMRPSSRVALMVLCETHRARMVKHHCCPGCGYFCTAGTFLECHPDFRVAHRFHKACVSQLNGMVFCPHCGEDASEAQEVTIPRGDGGTPPTGTATPAPPPLAQDAPGRADTSQPSARMRGHGEPRRPPCDPLADTIDSSGPSLTLPNGGCLSAVGLPPGPGREALEKALVIQESERRKKLRFHPRQLYLSVKQGELQKVILMLLDNLDPNFQSDQQSKRTPLHAAAQKGSVEICHVLLQAGANINAVDKQQRTPLMEAVVNNHLEVARYMVQRGGCVYSKEEDGSTCLHHAAKIGNLEMVSLLLSTGQVDVNAQDSGGWTPIIWAAEHKHIDVIRMLLTRGADVTLTDNEENICLHWASFTGSAAIAEVLLNARCDLHAVNYHGDTPLHIAARESYHDCVLLFLSRGANPELRNKEGDTAWDLTPERSDVWFALQLNRKLRLGVGNRAIRTEKIICRDVARGYENVPIPCVNGVDGEPCPEDYKYISENCETSTMNIDRNITHLQHCTCVDDCSSSNCLCGQLSIRCWYDKDGRLLQEFNKIEPPLIFECNQACSCWRNCKNRVVQSGIKVRLQLYRTAKMGWGVRALQTIPQGTFICEYVGELISDAEADVREDDSYLFDLDNKDGEVYCIDARYYGNISRFINHLCDPNIIPVRVFMLHQDLRFPRIAFFSSRDIRTGEELGFDYGDRFWDIKSKYFTCQCGSEKCKHSAEAIALEQSRLARLDPHPELLPELGSLPPVNT; this is encoded by the exons atggcggcggcggcgggagctGCAGCGGCGGCGGCCGCCGAG GGGGAGGCCCCTGCTGAGATGGGGGCGCTACTGCTGGAAAAGGAGCACAGAGGAGCTACGGAAAGAG TTCATGGCTCTTTAGGGGACATCCCTCATACCGAGGAGACCCAGCCCAAGGCCAACCCTGACTCCCTGGAACCTGCTGGCCCCTCATCTCCGGCCTCTGTCACTGTCACCGTCGGCGATGAGGGAGCTGACACTCCTGTAGGAGCCACACCGCTCATTGGAGACGAACCCGAGAATCTGGAGGGAGATGGGGGCCGAATTCTGCTAG GCCATGCCACAAAGTcattcccctcttcccccagcaaGGGGGGTGCCTGTCCCAGCCGTGCCAAAATGTCAATGACAGGAGCAGGAAAATCACCCCCATCGGTCCAGAGTTTGGCTATGAGGCTGCTGAGTATGCCGGGGGCCCAAGGAACTGCAGCAGCAGGGCCTGAACCCCCTCCAGCCACCGCCAGTCCTGAGAGTCAACCCAAGGTTCACCGAGCTCGGAAAACCATGTCCAAACCTGGAAATGGACAG ccccCAGTCCCTGAGAAGCGGCCCCCAGAAGTGCAGCATTTCCGCATGAGTGATGACATGCACTCCCTGGGGAAGATGACTTCAG aTGTGGCCAAAAGGAGGAAGCTAAACTCTGGAGGTGGTCTG GCAGAGGACTTGGGTTCTGCTCGGGGTTCAGGAGAAGTAACCCTGGAGAAGGGGAACCCCAGGTCCCTGGAGGAGTGGGAGACGGTGGTGGGTGATGACTTCAGTCTCTACTATGACTCCTACTCTGTGGATGAGCGGGTGGACTCTGACAGCAAG TCTGAAGTTGAAGCTCTGGCTGAACAGCTAagtgaagaggaggaagaggaggaagaggaagaggaggaggaagaggaggaagaggaagaagaggaagaagaagaggaagatgaggagTCAGGCAATCAGTCAGATAGG AGTGGCTCTAGTGGCCGGCGCAAGGCCAAGAAGAAGTGGCGGAAGGACAGCCCCTGGGTGAAGCCATCTCGGAAACGGCGGAAGCGGGAGCCTCCACGGACTAAGGAGCCACGAG GAGTGAATGGTGTGGGCTCCTCAGGCCCCAGTGAGTACATGGAGGTCCCTCTGGGGTCCCTGGAGCTGCCCAGCGAGGGGACCCTCTCTCCCAACCACGCTG GGGTGTCCAATGACACATCTTCACTGGAGACAGAGCGTGGGTTTGAGGAGCTGCCCCTCTGCAGCTGCCGCATGGAGGCGCCCAAGATTGACCGCATCAGCGAGAGAGCAGGGCACAAATGCATGGCCACCGAGAGTGTGGACGGAGAG CTATCAGGCTGCAATGCTGCCATCCTCAAACGGGAAACTATGAGGCCCTCTAGCCGTGTGGCACTGATGGTGCTCTGTGAGACCCACCGCGCCCGCATGGTCAAACACCACTGCTGCCCAGGTTGTGGCTACTTCTGTACGGCG ggCACCTTCCTGGAATGCCACCCAGACTTTCGTGTGGCCCACCGCTTCCATAAGGCCTGTGTGTCCCAGCTCAATGGGATGGTCTTCTGTCCCCACTGTGGAGAAGATGCTTCTGAGGCCCAGGAGGTGACCATCCCCAGGGGTGATGGGGGAACCCCCCCAACTGGCACAGCAACCCCTGCACCCCCACCCTTGGCGCAGGACGCCCCAGGGAGAGCAGATACTTCACAGCCCAG TGCCCGGATGCGAGGGCATGGAGAGCCCCGGCGCCCACCCTGTGATCCCCTAGCTGACACCATCGACAGCTCTGGGCCTTCCCTGACCCTACCCAATGGAGGCTGCCTCTCAGCTGTGGGGCTGCCACCTGGGCCAGGCCGAGAGGCCCTGGAGAAGGCCCTGGTCATCCAGGAGTCTGAGAG GCGGAAGAAGCTCCGTTTCCACCCCCGGCAGTTGTACCTGTCAGTGAAGCAGGGGGAGCTGCAGAAGGTGATCCTGATGCTGT TGGACAACCTGGACCCCAACTTCCAGAGCGACCAACAGAGCAAGCGCACACCCCTGCACGCGGCCGCCCAGAAGGGCTCCGTGGAGATCTGCCATGTGCTGCTGCAG GCTGGAGCCAACATCAATGCAGTGGACAAGCAACAGCGGACGCCACTGATGGAGGCCGTGGTGAACAACCACCTGGAGGTGGCACGCTACATGGTGCAGCGTGGCGGCTGTGTCTATAGCAAG GAGGAGGATGGCTCCACCTGCCTCCACCATGCAGCCAAAATCGGCAACTTAGAGATGGTCAGCCTGCTGCTAAGCACGGGACAGGTGGACGTCAATGCCCAG GACAGTGGGGGGTGGACGCCCATCATCTGGGCAGCAGAGCACAAGCACATCGATGTGATCCGCATGCTGCTGACACGGGGCGCCGATGTCACCCTCACTGACAAT GAGGAAAACATCTGCCTGCACTGGGCTTCCTTCACCGGCAGTGCTGCCATTGCTGAGGTCCTCCTGAACGCCCGCTGCGACCTCCATGCTGTCAACTACCACGGGGACACGCCCCTGCACATTGCAGCCCGGGAGAGCTACCATGACTGTGTGCT gTTGTTCCTGTCACGCGGAGCCAACCCTGAGCTTCGGAACAAGGAGGGAGACACGGCATGGGACCTGACTCCTGAGCGCTCTGATGTGTGGTTTGCACTCCAGCTCAACCGCAAGCTGCGGCTGGGGGTGGGAAACCGGGCCATCCGCACTGAGAAGATCATCTGCAG GGATGTGGCTCGGGGCTATGAGAACGTGCCCATTCCCTGTGTCAATGGTGTGGATGGGGAGCCCTGCCCCGAGGATTACAAGTACATTTCAGAGAACTGTGAGACATCCACCATGAACATTGACCGAAACATCACCCACCTGCAG CACTGCACGTGTGTGGATGACTGCTCCAGCTCCAACTGCCTGTGTGGCCAACTCAGCATCCGCTGCTGGTATGACAAG GATGGGCGGCTGCTGCAGGAATTTAACAAGATCGAGCCCCCTTTAATCTTTGAGTGTAACCAGGCCTGCTCCTGCTGGAGAAACTGCAAAAACCGCGTGGTGCAGAGTGGCATCAA GGTGCGACTGCAGCTCTACCGAACAGCCAAGATGGGCTGGGGGGTCCGCGCCCTGCAGACCATCCCACAGGGGACCTTCATCTGCGA GTATGTTGGGGAGCTGATCTCCGATGCTGAAGCCGATGTCAGAGAGGATGATTCTTACCTCTTCGACTTAGACAACAAG
- the Ehmt2 gene encoding histone-lysine N-methyltransferase EHMT2 isoform X1 — MLRGCNGAGGPERDLQQSRGPAPGADEGTRGWEVGGVGTEARVQPPAAPEWAAGAGAPGARARGTRGRPPGWGTAGAGGVGARGPRGLGDKGGAARAAGRRGRGRGAEAPPPPPPLLSAPEMRGLPRGRGLMRARGRGRAAPPGSRGRGRGGPHRGRGRPRSLLSLPRAQASWAPQLPAGLTSPPVPCLPTQGEAPAEMGALLLEKEHRGATERVHGSLGDIPHTEETQPKANPDSLEPAGPSSPASVTVTVGDEGADTPVGATPLIGDEPENLEGDGGRILLGHATKSFPSSPSKGGACPSRAKMSMTGAGKSPPSVQSLAMRLLSMPGAQGTAAAGPEPPPATASPESQPKVHRARKTMSKPGNGQPPVPEKRPPEVQHFRMSDDMHSLGKMTSDVAKRRKLNSGGGLAEDLGSARGSGEVTLEKGNPRSLEEWETVVGDDFSLYYDSYSVDERVDSDSKSEVEALAEQLSEEEEEEEEEEEEEEEEEEEEEEEEEDEESGNQSDRSGSSGRRKAKKKWRKDSPWVKPSRKRRKREPPRTKEPRGVNGVGSSGPSEYMEVPLGSLELPSEGTLSPNHAGVSNDTSSLETERGFEELPLCSCRMEAPKIDRISERAGHKCMATESVDGELSGCNAAILKRETMRPSSRVALMVLCETHRARMVKHHCCPGCGYFCTAGTFLECHPDFRVAHRFHKACVSQLNGMVFCPHCGEDASEAQEVTIPRGDGGTPPTGTATPAPPPLAQDAPGRADTSQPSARMRGHGEPRRPPCDPLADTIDSSGPSLTLPNGGCLSAVGLPPGPGREALEKALVIQESERRKKLRFHPRQLYLSVKQGELQKVILMLLDNLDPNFQSDQQSKRTPLHAAAQKGSVEICHVLLQAGANINAVDKQQRTPLMEAVVNNHLEVARYMVQRGGCVYSKEEDGSTCLHHAAKIGNLEMVSLLLSTGQVDVNAQDSGGWTPIIWAAEHKHIDVIRMLLTRGADVTLTDNEENICLHWASFTGSAAIAEVLLNARCDLHAVNYHGDTPLHIAARESYHDCVLLFLSRGANPELRNKEGDTAWDLTPERSDVWFALQLNRKLRLGVGNRAIRTEKIICRDVARGYENVPIPCVNGVDGEPCPEDYKYISENCETSTMNIDRNITHLQHCTCVDDCSSSNCLCGQLSIRCWYDKDGRLLQEFNKIEPPLIFECNQACSCWRNCKNRVVQSGIKVRLQLYRTAKMGWGVRALQTIPQGTFICEYVGELISDAEADVREDDSYLFDLDNKDGEVYCIDARYYGNISRFINHLCDPNIIPVRVFMLHQDLRFPRIAFFSSRDIRTGEELGFDYGDRFWDIKSKYFTCQCGSEKCKHSAEAIALEQSRLARLDPHPELLPELGSLPPVNT, encoded by the exons ATGCTCCGGGGGTGCAACGGGGCCGGGGGGCCCGAGCGGGACTTGCAGCAATCCAGGGGGCCAGCACCGGGGGCGGATGAGGGGAccagggggtgggaggtggggggagtgggCACGGAGGCGCGCGTGCAGCCGCCGGCTGCCCCTGAGTGGGCGGCGGGCGCCGGAGCCCCAGGAGCACGCGCGAGGGGCACGAGGGGCCGTCCACCGGGCTGGGGGACAGCGGGTGCTGGAGGGGTTGGTGCCCGGGGTCCCCGCGGCCTGGGGGACAAAGGGGGAGCGGCGCGTGCAGCCGGGaggagggggcggggccggggcgcggaggccccgccccctccccctcctctcctctcggCCCCAGAGATGCGGGGTCTACCGAGAGGGCGGGGGTTGATGCGGGCCCGGGGGAGGGGTCGTGCGGCCCCTCCAGGCAGTCGAGGCCGAGGAAGGGGGGGTCCTCATAGAGGAAGAGGTAGGCCCCGGAGCCTGCTCTCTCTTCCTAGGGCCCAGGCGTCTTGGGCCCCCCAACTGCCTGCTGGGCTGACCAGCCCTCCTGTTCCTTGTCTCCCCACTCAGGGGGAGGCCCCTGCTGAGATGGGGGCGCTACTGCTGGAAAAGGAGCACAGAGGAGCTACGGAAAGAG TTCATGGCTCTTTAGGGGACATCCCTCATACCGAGGAGACCCAGCCCAAGGCCAACCCTGACTCCCTGGAACCTGCTGGCCCCTCATCTCCGGCCTCTGTCACTGTCACCGTCGGCGATGAGGGAGCTGACACTCCTGTAGGAGCCACACCGCTCATTGGAGACGAACCCGAGAATCTGGAGGGAGATGGGGGCCGAATTCTGCTAG GCCATGCCACAAAGTcattcccctcttcccccagcaaGGGGGGTGCCTGTCCCAGCCGTGCCAAAATGTCAATGACAGGAGCAGGAAAATCACCCCCATCGGTCCAGAGTTTGGCTATGAGGCTGCTGAGTATGCCGGGGGCCCAAGGAACTGCAGCAGCAGGGCCTGAACCCCCTCCAGCCACCGCCAGTCCTGAGAGTCAACCCAAGGTTCACCGAGCTCGGAAAACCATGTCCAAACCTGGAAATGGACAG ccccCAGTCCCTGAGAAGCGGCCCCCAGAAGTGCAGCATTTCCGCATGAGTGATGACATGCACTCCCTGGGGAAGATGACTTCAG aTGTGGCCAAAAGGAGGAAGCTAAACTCTGGAGGTGGTCTG GCAGAGGACTTGGGTTCTGCTCGGGGTTCAGGAGAAGTAACCCTGGAGAAGGGGAACCCCAGGTCCCTGGAGGAGTGGGAGACGGTGGTGGGTGATGACTTCAGTCTCTACTATGACTCCTACTCTGTGGATGAGCGGGTGGACTCTGACAGCAAG TCTGAAGTTGAAGCTCTGGCTGAACAGCTAagtgaagaggaggaagaggaggaagaggaagaggaggaggaagaggaggaagaggaagaagaggaagaagaagaggaagatgaggagTCAGGCAATCAGTCAGATAGG AGTGGCTCTAGTGGCCGGCGCAAGGCCAAGAAGAAGTGGCGGAAGGACAGCCCCTGGGTGAAGCCATCTCGGAAACGGCGGAAGCGGGAGCCTCCACGGACTAAGGAGCCACGAG GAGTGAATGGTGTGGGCTCCTCAGGCCCCAGTGAGTACATGGAGGTCCCTCTGGGGTCCCTGGAGCTGCCCAGCGAGGGGACCCTCTCTCCCAACCACGCTG GGGTGTCCAATGACACATCTTCACTGGAGACAGAGCGTGGGTTTGAGGAGCTGCCCCTCTGCAGCTGCCGCATGGAGGCGCCCAAGATTGACCGCATCAGCGAGAGAGCAGGGCACAAATGCATGGCCACCGAGAGTGTGGACGGAGAG CTATCAGGCTGCAATGCTGCCATCCTCAAACGGGAAACTATGAGGCCCTCTAGCCGTGTGGCACTGATGGTGCTCTGTGAGACCCACCGCGCCCGCATGGTCAAACACCACTGCTGCCCAGGTTGTGGCTACTTCTGTACGGCG ggCACCTTCCTGGAATGCCACCCAGACTTTCGTGTGGCCCACCGCTTCCATAAGGCCTGTGTGTCCCAGCTCAATGGGATGGTCTTCTGTCCCCACTGTGGAGAAGATGCTTCTGAGGCCCAGGAGGTGACCATCCCCAGGGGTGATGGGGGAACCCCCCCAACTGGCACAGCAACCCCTGCACCCCCACCCTTGGCGCAGGACGCCCCAGGGAGAGCAGATACTTCACAGCCCAG TGCCCGGATGCGAGGGCATGGAGAGCCCCGGCGCCCACCCTGTGATCCCCTAGCTGACACCATCGACAGCTCTGGGCCTTCCCTGACCCTACCCAATGGAGGCTGCCTCTCAGCTGTGGGGCTGCCACCTGGGCCAGGCCGAGAGGCCCTGGAGAAGGCCCTGGTCATCCAGGAGTCTGAGAG GCGGAAGAAGCTCCGTTTCCACCCCCGGCAGTTGTACCTGTCAGTGAAGCAGGGGGAGCTGCAGAAGGTGATCCTGATGCTGT TGGACAACCTGGACCCCAACTTCCAGAGCGACCAACAGAGCAAGCGCACACCCCTGCACGCGGCCGCCCAGAAGGGCTCCGTGGAGATCTGCCATGTGCTGCTGCAG GCTGGAGCCAACATCAATGCAGTGGACAAGCAACAGCGGACGCCACTGATGGAGGCCGTGGTGAACAACCACCTGGAGGTGGCACGCTACATGGTGCAGCGTGGCGGCTGTGTCTATAGCAAG GAGGAGGATGGCTCCACCTGCCTCCACCATGCAGCCAAAATCGGCAACTTAGAGATGGTCAGCCTGCTGCTAAGCACGGGACAGGTGGACGTCAATGCCCAG GACAGTGGGGGGTGGACGCCCATCATCTGGGCAGCAGAGCACAAGCACATCGATGTGATCCGCATGCTGCTGACACGGGGCGCCGATGTCACCCTCACTGACAAT GAGGAAAACATCTGCCTGCACTGGGCTTCCTTCACCGGCAGTGCTGCCATTGCTGAGGTCCTCCTGAACGCCCGCTGCGACCTCCATGCTGTCAACTACCACGGGGACACGCCCCTGCACATTGCAGCCCGGGAGAGCTACCATGACTGTGTGCT gTTGTTCCTGTCACGCGGAGCCAACCCTGAGCTTCGGAACAAGGAGGGAGACACGGCATGGGACCTGACTCCTGAGCGCTCTGATGTGTGGTTTGCACTCCAGCTCAACCGCAAGCTGCGGCTGGGGGTGGGAAACCGGGCCATCCGCACTGAGAAGATCATCTGCAG GGATGTGGCTCGGGGCTATGAGAACGTGCCCATTCCCTGTGTCAATGGTGTGGATGGGGAGCCCTGCCCCGAGGATTACAAGTACATTTCAGAGAACTGTGAGACATCCACCATGAACATTGACCGAAACATCACCCACCTGCAG CACTGCACGTGTGTGGATGACTGCTCCAGCTCCAACTGCCTGTGTGGCCAACTCAGCATCCGCTGCTGGTATGACAAG GATGGGCGGCTGCTGCAGGAATTTAACAAGATCGAGCCCCCTTTAATCTTTGAGTGTAACCAGGCCTGCTCCTGCTGGAGAAACTGCAAAAACCGCGTGGTGCAGAGTGGCATCAA GGTGCGACTGCAGCTCTACCGAACAGCCAAGATGGGCTGGGGGGTCCGCGCCCTGCAGACCATCCCACAGGGGACCTTCATCTGCGA GTATGTTGGGGAGCTGATCTCCGATGCTGAAGCCGATGTCAGAGAGGATGATTCTTACCTCTTCGACTTAGACAACAAG